Below is a window of Phenylobacterium koreense DNA.
ACGCAGTTCTCCCCGCCGAGCTCGTCGGCCAGGGCCGCAAGCCCCGCCTCGTTCACGTCATAGCCGCCGACGAACCAGCCGTGTCTGGCGAACAACCTGGCGGTTTCGCGCCCCATGCCGGACGCCGCCCCGGTGATGAAAATGGCCTGCCGCCCGTTGGCTGCGCCCATGCCGTCCTCCCCATCGCCTACGTGCGGGGAGCAAGGCCCCGCTGTTTCATGCGCCAAACCAGCACATCGAAGCGATCCTGACCGAAGAACGGTTCATCTTCAAAGACCATGGTGGGGACGCCCCAGTGGCCCGCGGCGCGATGGGCTTCCTGGCTGGCTTCGATCTCGGCGGCGATGGCGGTCGGCCGCTTTTCAGCCTCCGTCGCCAGTTCGGCCAGGTCGAGGCCGGCGCGGGCGATGGCTCGTTCCAGCTTGTCGCCTTCGTTCCAGGGCATGTCCTGGCCGCTCCAGATCAGCCGCGAGACCTCGTCATAGAAGGCGAGCGACTGCGGCTTGTGAGCCGCCGTGACGCCGAGCGGCATCAGCAGGTCCAGATGCGGCTGGTCCGGAGCGCCGTTCAGGGTCGCGCGGTCGATCACCACGGGGTCGGGGTTCGGCCAGGCCAGCGGCAGACCGAGATAATCCGCCAGCCGACGGATATCGCGCATCAGATAGGGGATGAAGAGCGGGTCCTGCTTGGTGAAGAACCCTTCCGAGCGCACGGCCAGCGGATAGACCGGCCGCATCCTGACCTCGACGTCGTAGGTCTCCGCCAATTCCCGCAGCCTCGGGGTCACCAGGTAGGAATAGGGACTGCGGAAGGACCAGAAGACGTCGAGGGTCAGCGCCATCAAATCAAGCCGGAAAGTGGAGACGACGGCTCAGCATACATACGTTTTGGCATGCGTCCTGCCAAAAATGCGCCCCGGCCCGCCAGCACCGCGTGCTTCAT
It encodes the following:
- a CDS encoding 2-hydroxychromene-2-carboxylate isomerase codes for the protein MALTLDVFWSFRSPYSYLVTPRLRELAETYDVEVRMRPVYPLAVRSEGFFTKQDPLFIPYLMRDIRRLADYLGLPLAWPNPDPVVIDRATLNGAPDQPHLDLLMPLGVTAAHKPQSLAFYDEVSRLIWSGQDMPWNEGDKLERAIARAGLDLAELATEAEKRPTAIAAEIEASQEAHRAAGHWGVPTMVFEDEPFFGQDRFDVLVWRMKQRGLAPRT